In the genome of Egicoccus sp. AB-alg2, the window TACGCCGTCGGTGCCGGTGGTCCCGGCGGCGCCATGGCGGGGCTGGAAGCCGACGACCAGGAAGCAGCCATCCGTCCCGCCCGGGCACCGCGCGCGGTCGAACGCGCACAGCCGTCGGGCCGGAGCACGACGCCCGCCGACCCGGCCACGGCGTCCACCGACCCGACCGTGGCGTCCGCCGGTACCGACGCGGCCCTGACCGACGCGCAGCCCGACGCCGTGCCGGTGCCGGCGACCGGGCCCTTCGCGCGCGTCGGTGAGCTGCAGCTGTGGCTGCCCGCGGACGAGTTGGTGGTCCTGGGCTTCCACGAGTCCGCGAACCGTGACGCGCTGGCGATGGAACCGGTCGGCGCGATCACCGACCACCAGAACACGACGAAGTTCGGCCCGCCGCCGACGGACCCCGCGGGGACCGACTACCTCGTGCTGTCGTCGCGCGGACGGCCCACGCCGGCGACCTCGGCCGCCGATCTGGTCTATCCCGACGGGGTGCCCCTCCGCGCACCCGTCGACGGCGAGGTCGTCGACGTCCGCGAGTACCACCTCTACGGCCGCCACCTCGACACCCGGATCGAGATCGTCCCGGACGCCGCACCGCACCTGCGGATCGTGCTGATCCACGTCGACGGCGCCGCGGTGGCAGCCGGCGACCGGGTCGAAGCCGGCCGCACCGTCATCGCACCGGCCGTGCGCCGGTTCTCGTTCTCCAGCCACATCGACCGCTACACCGAGCCGGACCGGTTCGGTCACGTCCACCTCGA includes:
- a CDS encoding M23 family metallopeptidase, which gives rise to MVFVALGGLLASVSAVYAVGAGGPGGAMAGLEADDQEAAIRPARAPRAVERAQPSGRSTTPADPATASTDPTVASAGTDAALTDAQPDAVPVPATGPFARVGELQLWLPADELVVLGFHESANRDALAMEPVGAITDHQNTTKFGPPPTDPAGTDYLVLSSRGRPTPATSAADLVYPDGVPLRAPVDGEVVDVREYHLYGRHLDTRIEIVPDAAPHLRIVLIHVDGAAVAAGDRVEAGRTVIAPAVRRFSFSSHIDRYTEPDRFGHVHLEVQPVDAPRPGDDGPADPDHDAASRPDEDGTTRPDDPDASPDG